Proteins encoded in a region of the Pseudomonas putida genome:
- a CDS encoding MFS transporter — protein MPQAGPKLLTQIAAVHFVSHVHIMLIPALLPVLPGLLGVGFVELGVALAVFNIVSALVQAPLGYAVDHYGARKVLKAGLLLGSLSFLLLAASPSHAVLLVAMAMAGLANGVYHPADYALLANGIEPARLGRSFSVHTFAGFLGSAVTPALFLGIATVFGTPAALAVGAVFGVAALLLISIPGSGVYQAARPCNKEGAGLAPTTGRLRVFTPMIGVLTVLFILLNLSTSAIEKFSVAALIQGQGLTLAWANTALTAFLLCSAAGVLCGGALADRTRRHGLVAALAFALAAALTALVALGLLQGWALVVVLGAIGLLTGVIAPSRDMLVKAAAPPGAEGKTFGLVSTGFNIGGALGPVAFGWMLDQHLPNGVFIASVMFMLLTVLLTLAQEAYLARARNAERLARTL, from the coding sequence ATGCCCCAAGCTGGCCCCAAGCTACTCACTCAAATTGCTGCCGTGCACTTCGTCAGCCATGTACACATCATGCTGATCCCGGCGCTACTGCCCGTGCTGCCTGGCCTGCTGGGGGTGGGCTTCGTCGAGCTCGGCGTAGCCCTGGCGGTGTTCAACATCGTTTCGGCCCTGGTACAGGCCCCGCTGGGTTATGCCGTCGACCACTATGGAGCGCGTAAAGTGCTCAAGGCCGGGCTGTTGCTGGGCAGCCTCAGCTTCCTGCTGCTGGCGGCCAGCCCCAGTCACGCGGTATTGCTGGTGGCAATGGCCATGGCCGGCCTGGCCAATGGCGTGTATCACCCGGCAGACTATGCACTGCTGGCCAATGGCATCGAGCCGGCACGCCTGGGGCGGTCGTTCTCTGTTCATACCTTCGCCGGCTTCCTCGGCTCGGCAGTTACGCCGGCACTTTTCCTCGGCATCGCCACCGTGTTCGGCACACCGGCAGCCCTGGCGGTGGGCGCGGTGTTCGGGGTAGCTGCGCTGCTGCTGATATCGATACCGGGCAGTGGCGTGTACCAGGCCGCCAGGCCTTGCAACAAAGAAGGCGCAGGCCTGGCGCCAACAACAGGCCGCCTGCGCGTGTTCACACCGATGATCGGCGTGCTGACGGTGTTGTTCATCCTGCTCAACCTGAGCACCAGTGCCATCGAGAAGTTTTCCGTAGCCGCCCTGATTCAGGGCCAAGGCCTGACACTGGCCTGGGCCAACACCGCACTCACCGCTTTCCTGCTGTGCAGCGCTGCCGGTGTACTGTGCGGTGGCGCCTTGGCCGACCGTACCCGGCGCCACGGTCTGGTGGCGGCGCTGGCCTTCGCACTGGCAGCGGCACTGACCGCGCTGGTGGCCCTGGGGCTGCTGCAGGGCTGGGCACTGGTGGTTGTATTGGGCGCCATTGGCCTGCTGACCGGGGTCATCGCCCCATCGCGGGACATGCTGGTCAAGGCGGCGGCGCCGCCAGGTGCCGAGGGCAAAACCTTCGGGCTGGTGTCGACCGGGTTCAACATCGGCGGCGCCCTCGGGCCGGTGGCGTTCGGCTGGATGCTCGACCAGCACCTGCCCAACGGGGTTTTCATCGCATCGGTCATGTTCATGCTGCTGACGGTGCTGCTGACGCTGGCGCAGGAGGCGTACCTGGCCAGGGCCCGCAACGCTGAACGACTGGCGCGCACCCTGTAG
- a CDS encoding dihydrodipicolinate synthase family protein — translation MSTSVIRGVIGYTITPFTADGTLDLDALGMSIDSLIAGGVHAIAPLGSTGEGAYLSDSEWETVVRFSQARIAGRVPSVVSVSDLTTARTVQRARLAQACGATAVMVLPISYWKLTEAEVIAHYKAVGAAIDIPIMLYNNPGTSGTDLSVELILRILGEVPNVTMVKESTGDIQRMHRLFKATDGQVAFYNGCNPLTLEALVAGATGWCTAAPNLIPALNLALWDAVQHGELAEARTLFYRQYELLEYITRRGLPTTIKAGLKMLGQDVGAPRLPLQPLDGQGSTYLKSLLVALAN, via the coding sequence ATGTCTACTTCTGTAATTCGCGGCGTCATCGGCTACACCATCACTCCCTTCACTGCAGACGGCACACTCGACCTGGATGCCCTGGGCATGTCCATCGATAGCCTGATCGCAGGCGGTGTGCATGCCATCGCACCGCTGGGCAGCACCGGCGAAGGGGCCTACTTGTCCGACAGCGAATGGGAAACCGTGGTGCGCTTCAGCCAGGCACGCATTGCCGGGCGCGTGCCCAGCGTGGTCAGCGTGTCCGACCTGACCACCGCGCGCACCGTGCAGCGCGCCCGCCTGGCACAGGCCTGCGGCGCTACCGCTGTGATGGTGCTGCCCATCTCGTACTGGAAACTCACCGAAGCGGAAGTGATTGCCCACTACAAAGCAGTCGGCGCGGCCATCGACATCCCGATCATGCTCTACAACAACCCGGGCACCAGCGGCACCGACCTGTCGGTGGAACTGATCCTGCGCATCCTTGGCGAAGTACCCAATGTGACCATGGTCAAGGAAAGCACCGGCGACATTCAGCGCATGCACCGCCTGTTCAAAGCCACCGATGGGCAGGTGGCGTTCTACAACGGTTGCAACCCGCTCACCCTGGAAGCCCTGGTGGCCGGCGCAACGGGTTGGTGTACCGCCGCGCCCAACCTGATCCCGGCACTGAACCTGGCGCTGTGGGACGCCGTACAGCACGGTGAGCTGGCCGAAGCCCGCACGCTGTTCTACCGCCAGTACGAGCTGCTGGAGTACATCACCCGCCGTGGCCTGCCCACCACCATCAAGGCCGGCCTGAAAATGCTCGGCCAGGATGTCGGCGCGCCGCGCCTGCCCCTGCAACCGCTGGATGGACAGGGCAGCACTTACCTGAAAAGCCTGCTGGTAGCGCTGGCCAACTGA
- a CDS encoding aldolase: MTTTMHTPKDQLVKLAQQQMLTALADNTYTARQKLALTCRILFDGGHDSGLAGQITARAQEPGTYYTQQLGLGFDEIAASNLLVVDEDLTVLQGRGMANPANRFHSWLYRARPDVNCIIHTHPLHSAALSMLEVPLAISHMDLCPLFDDCAFLKEWPGVPVGNEEGEIIAKAIGDKRAILLSHHGLLIAGGSIEEACVLALLFERAAKMQLLAMGAGDIRPIPEALGKEAHDWISTPKRHGAAFSYYARRALRAHGDCLG; encoded by the coding sequence ATGACGACCACCATGCACACCCCCAAGGACCAGTTGGTCAAACTCGCCCAGCAGCAGATGCTGACGGCGCTGGCCGACAATACCTACACCGCCCGGCAAAAACTTGCCCTCACCTGCCGCATCCTCTTCGACGGCGGCCACGACTCTGGCCTGGCCGGGCAGATCACCGCGCGCGCCCAGGAACCTGGCACTTATTACACCCAACAACTGGGCCTGGGCTTCGACGAAATTGCCGCCTCCAACCTGCTGGTGGTGGACGAAGACCTCACCGTGCTGCAAGGCCGTGGCATGGCCAACCCGGCCAACCGCTTCCACAGTTGGCTGTACCGCGCCCGCCCCGACGTCAACTGCATCATCCACACCCACCCGCTGCACAGCGCGGCCCTGTCGATGCTGGAAGTGCCGCTGGCCATCTCGCACATGGACCTGTGCCCGTTGTTCGACGACTGCGCATTCCTCAAGGAGTGGCCCGGCGTGCCGGTGGGCAACGAGGAAGGCGAAATCATCGCGAAGGCGATTGGCGATAAGCGCGCGATCCTGCTTTCTCACCACGGTTTGCTGATTGCCGGTGGTTCGATCGAAGAAGCCTGCGTGCTCGCCCTGCTGTTCGAGCGCGCGGCAAAGATGCAACTGCTGGCCATGGGCGCCGGTGACATCCGCCCCATCCCCGAAGCACTGGGCAAAGAAGCCCACGACTGGATCTCCACCCCCAAACGTCATGGTGCCGCGTTCAGCTACTACGCGCGCCGTGCCTTGCGTGCCCATGGCGACTGCCTGGGCTGA
- a CDS encoding N-acetyltransferase family protein: MSRSNPRYGLSMFLDLHVRLACEADLDALFALDVIAQREESRRAFIAYSVACGHCWAATDAANTAVLLGYGVLDKSFFGQDFIALVVVGDSARRRGVGAAILRGLESRSFGTKLFTSTNASNLPMQALLAKCGFIGSGQVENLDEGDPELVFVKIRP, encoded by the coding sequence ATGAGCAGATCCAACCCTCGATACGGTCTAAGCATGTTTCTGGATTTACACGTGCGGCTCGCTTGCGAAGCCGACCTCGATGCACTCTTTGCGTTGGATGTTATTGCGCAGCGCGAAGAAAGCCGGCGGGCATTCATTGCCTACTCGGTAGCCTGCGGCCATTGCTGGGCGGCAACGGACGCTGCCAACACTGCGGTGCTCTTGGGTTATGGCGTACTGGACAAGTCGTTTTTCGGGCAGGACTTCATTGCGCTGGTGGTGGTAGGGGATTCGGCGCGTCGCCGTGGCGTAGGCGCAGCCATTCTGCGTGGGCTGGAATCCCGGTCCTTTGGGACCAAGTTGTTCACCTCGACCAACGCGTCGAACCTGCCGATGCAGGCGCTGCTTGCAAAGTGCGGTTTTATCGGCAGTGGTCAGGTTGAAAACTTGGACGAAGGTGACCCAGAGCTTGTTTTTGTAAAGATAAGGCCCTGA
- the mtlD gene encoding bifunctional mannitol-1-phosphate dehydrogenase/phosphatase, translating to MLFFQGKQLLSAIFDMDGTLFDTERLRFKTLKQASLEIFGKALSEDTLIGSLGLSAKKAEALAKAHNGEDFPYTEIRKRADELELAYVRNHGVPIKAGLLEVLERLRKSGLTMAVATSSRRAIAEEYLINANVLKYFDITVCGDEVSQGKPHPEIFLKAARALNCEPGQCFMVEDSENGMLSAIRAEGQAILIEDIKPPAPEIKAAALKAYRSMTEFLADLSECVPDLGMPELNESFPASMNQFRVGIHGFGAIGGGYLTQVFSHWDGYTRPCEIIAATRSRMLRESVNAFGRYSVRYGATSFDQTIDNVRMIDLDDDDAVIGMYTTAEIIGLSLPEQAIRNQAKVIAKGLLQRFERRGRELTLLIVLNKVGGAAFVRRHVQAELALLCPPAIGKQVLEKTHFAETVVSRIVSKLSNDALVRQLRIKSQMFQNSLEDEPAVATKASTPVPEYERLIGRFRPFAQPSSAMSQLHLILFNSEPDMPLYVEHGSDLLERLRQVKTVPDIAQIQVIKNRLWNGPHAIVAWYASLLGHDSVGQGMGDARVCELAERLIRQEVGPALVAEYPQMAEVVSRFADTFLERCKTSFKDPCARVGRDPLRKLQRNERILSSIDLARKQGIETPALAFGAALAIHHALRCKDDKALEAQAIRQVYRDNGASVEAVLTHDVDCNGKRFPGLDPITDAQLISAISDAFRQYPQRDVANRLDDLCIGA from the coding sequence ATGCTTTTCTTCCAAGGTAAACAGCTTCTCAGCGCCATCTTCGATATGGATGGCACCCTCTTCGACACCGAACGCTTGCGCTTCAAGACACTCAAGCAAGCCTCTCTTGAAATCTTCGGCAAAGCGCTGAGCGAGGACACTTTGATCGGCTCGCTGGGTTTGAGCGCGAAAAAAGCCGAGGCCCTGGCCAAGGCGCATAACGGTGAAGACTTCCCATACACCGAGATCCGCAAACGCGCGGATGAACTTGAGCTGGCGTACGTGCGCAATCACGGCGTACCGATCAAGGCCGGCCTGCTGGAGGTACTGGAACGCCTGCGCAAATCGGGCTTGACCATGGCGGTGGCCACGTCCAGTCGCCGTGCCATTGCCGAGGAATACCTGATCAACGCCAACGTGCTGAAGTACTTCGACATCACCGTCTGTGGCGATGAAGTCAGCCAGGGCAAACCCCACCCCGAGATTTTCCTGAAAGCTGCCCGCGCGCTCAATTGCGAGCCTGGCCAATGCTTCATGGTCGAAGATTCGGAGAACGGCATGCTGTCGGCCATCCGTGCTGAAGGCCAGGCGATACTGATCGAGGACATCAAACCGCCTGCCCCAGAAATCAAGGCGGCCGCGCTCAAGGCCTACCGCAGCATGACCGAGTTCCTGGCCGACTTGAGCGAGTGCGTTCCCGACCTGGGCATGCCCGAACTGAACGAAAGCTTCCCGGCCTCCATGAACCAGTTCCGCGTGGGCATTCATGGTTTCGGCGCCATCGGGGGTGGCTACCTGACGCAGGTCTTTTCCCATTGGGATGGCTACACCCGGCCTTGTGAAATCATCGCCGCGACGCGCTCGCGCATGCTGCGCGAAAGCGTCAATGCCTTCGGCCGCTACAGCGTGCGCTATGGGGCTACATCGTTCGACCAGACCATCGACAACGTGCGCATGATCGACCTGGACGATGACGACGCGGTAATCGGCATGTACACCACGGCCGAAATCATCGGCCTGAGCCTGCCCGAGCAGGCCATCCGCAACCAGGCGAAGGTGATTGCCAAAGGGCTGCTGCAACGTTTCGAACGACGTGGCCGTGAGCTTACGTTGCTGATCGTGCTTAACAAGGTGGGCGGCGCCGCGTTCGTGCGCCGCCATGTGCAAGCGGAGTTGGCCTTGCTGTGCCCGCCAGCCATCGGCAAGCAAGTGCTGGAAAAGACCCATTTCGCCGAAACGGTGGTCAGCCGCATCGTCTCCAAGCTCAGCAACGACGCACTGGTGCGGCAACTGCGCATCAAGTCGCAGATGTTCCAGAACAGCCTGGAAGACGAGCCGGCAGTTGCCACAAAGGCATCGACGCCAGTGCCTGAATACGAACGCCTGATCGGGCGCTTCAGGCCCTTTGCCCAGCCCAGCAGCGCAATGAGCCAGCTGCACCTGATCCTGTTCAACAGCGAGCCCGACATGCCGCTGTATGTAGAGCACGGCAGCGACCTGCTCGAACGCCTGCGCCAGGTGAAGACGGTGCCTGACATTGCCCAGATCCAGGTCATCAAGAACCGCCTGTGGAACGGCCCGCACGCCATCGTTGCCTGGTACGCCAGCCTGCTGGGCCATGACTCGGTAGGCCAAGGCATGGGCGACGCGCGCGTATGCGAGCTGGCCGAGCGCCTGATTCGCCAGGAAGTCGGCCCCGCACTGGTGGCGGAGTACCCGCAAATGGCAGAGGTGGTCAGCCGTTTTGCCGATACCTTCCTGGAGCGCTGTAAAACCTCGTTCAAAGACCCTTGCGCCCGGGTGGGACGCGACCCGTTGCGCAAGCTACAACGCAACGAACGCATCCTCAGCAGCATCGACCTTGCCCGCAAGCAGGGTATTGAAACCCCGGCGCTGGCCTTTGGCGCCGCCCTGGCCATTCACCATGCCCTGCGCTGCAAGGACGACAAAGCGCTGGAGGCCCAGGCCATCAGGCAGGTTTACAGGGACAACGGCGCCAGTGTCGAGGCTGTGCTTACCCATGACGTTGACTGTAATGGCAAGCGTTTTCCTGGGCTGGACCCGATCACGGACGCGCAGCTGATCAGCGCCATTTCAGACGCTTTCCGGCAGTACCCGCAAAGGGATGTAGCAAACCGACTGGACGACCTTTGCATAGGCGCTTGA
- a CDS encoding DUF3144 domain-containing protein, with amino-acid sequence MTQATDQAFYDRADAHIELANQQIEKFEDLGKVSASLTFGAARFSAWMSARSFKSGAELGAAREEILKYFCEQYRMMLEDNLDEHIEHFDQYMLGKND; translated from the coding sequence ATGACCCAAGCTACCGACCAGGCTTTTTATGACCGTGCCGATGCGCACATCGAACTGGCGAACCAGCAGATCGAAAAGTTCGAAGACCTGGGCAAGGTAAGCGCCTCGCTGACCTTCGGTGCCGCCCGCTTCAGCGCCTGGATGAGCGCCCGCAGCTTCAAGAGCGGCGCCGAGCTTGGCGCCGCGCGGGAAGAGATTCTGAAGTACTTCTGTGAGCAGTACCGGATGATGCTCGAGGACAACCTTGACGAGCATATCGAGCATTTTGACCAGTACATGCTGGGCAAGAACGACTGA
- a CDS encoding LysR family transcriptional regulator, protein MEYELQDIRSFVKIAELGSFHEAAEALHLSQPALSRRIKKLEEGLGTSLLERTTRRVSLTSVGRDFLPKARRLLDDFEDSILSIRELAERQTGQVTLACIPTAAFYFLPSVIRDYNEQYPKIRIRLLDLSANDGLEAVLRGEADFGINMMSGQHPDIEFVTLVQEHFVLACRRDHPLANRASVTWTELADYRLIGVGRLSGNRMLLDHALSGLNLRPKWFYEVQHLSTSLGMVEAGLGVSAMPSLAMPDADHPTLVSVPLIEPQVSRTLGLVYRRGASLSPAAEKFVSILLEKWTNR, encoded by the coding sequence ATGGAATATGAGCTGCAAGACATCAGATCTTTCGTGAAAATCGCCGAACTCGGCAGTTTCCACGAAGCCGCCGAAGCACTTCACCTTTCCCAGCCGGCCTTGAGCCGGCGGATCAAGAAGCTGGAGGAAGGCCTGGGCACCTCGCTACTGGAGCGCACCACCCGCCGGGTCAGCCTGACCAGCGTGGGCCGCGACTTCCTGCCCAAGGCCAGGCGCCTGCTGGATGATTTTGAAGACTCGATCCTCAGCATTCGCGAGCTGGCCGAACGCCAGACCGGCCAGGTTACCCTTGCTTGCATCCCCACCGCAGCGTTCTACTTCCTGCCGTCGGTGATCCGCGATTACAACGAGCAATACCCGAAAATCCGCATTCGCCTGCTGGACCTTAGCGCCAACGACGGGCTCGAAGCCGTGCTGCGCGGCGAGGCCGATTTCGGCATCAACATGATGAGCGGCCAGCACCCGGACATCGAGTTTGTCACACTGGTGCAAGAGCACTTTGTGCTGGCCTGCAGGCGCGACCACCCACTGGCGAACCGGGCCTCCGTTACCTGGACGGAACTGGCTGACTACCGCCTGATCGGCGTCGGCCGCCTGAGCGGCAACCGCATGCTACTGGACCACGCGTTGTCCGGGCTCAACCTGCGACCCAAATGGTTCTACGAAGTGCAACACCTGTCCACGTCGCTGGGCATGGTCGAGGCCGGGCTGGGTGTGTCCGCCATGCCCAGCCTGGCCATGCCCGACGCCGACCACCCGACGCTGGTCAGCGTGCCGCTGATCGAGCCGCAGGTTAGCCGCACGCTGGGGTTGGTATACCGGCGCGGCGCATCGTTGTCGCCTGCGGCGGAGAAGTTCGTTTCGATCTTGCTGGAGAAATGGACCAATCGCTGA
- a CDS encoding 4-oxalomesaconate tautomerase, translated as MQRIPCVLMRGGTSKGPFFHAWDLPANVVERDELLINLMGSGHELEIDGIGGGSPQTSKVAIVSPSLHPEADVDYLFVQVMVAQRRVDTAPNCGNMLCAVGPFAIEQGLVKGQDGKTLVRIRNLNTGTLVNSLVETPGGIVRYEGRTAIDGVPGTAAPVHLTFLDAVGSKTGKLFPTGKATDVIDGVPVTCIDMAMPMMVVQASQLGVTGSETPAELDANEKLLKRLEALRLKAGKAMGLGDVSGMVIPKPVLVSAPRYDGTLQVRYFMPHNCHRALAITGAVGLATACVSPGTVIGDLLGEGARQLTDVRLEHPSGGIDVALSRSAADGKTTQVSVVRTARRLFSGFVYAPTLRRLAG; from the coding sequence ATGCAACGTATTCCTTGCGTACTCATGCGCGGTGGTACCTCGAAAGGGCCGTTCTTCCACGCCTGGGACCTGCCTGCCAATGTGGTCGAACGTGACGAGTTGCTGATCAACCTGATGGGCTCTGGCCATGAGCTGGAAATCGATGGCATCGGTGGCGGCAGCCCGCAAACCAGCAAGGTGGCGATCGTCAGCCCTTCGTTGCACCCCGAGGCTGATGTCGATTACCTGTTCGTTCAGGTGATGGTTGCCCAGCGCCGTGTCGACACCGCGCCCAATTGCGGCAACATGCTGTGCGCCGTGGGCCCGTTCGCCATCGAGCAAGGCCTGGTCAAAGGGCAGGATGGCAAGACCTTGGTCCGCATCCGTAACCTGAACACCGGTACCTTGGTCAATTCGCTGGTGGAAACCCCCGGCGGTATCGTGCGCTACGAAGGCCGCACGGCAATCGATGGCGTACCGGGCACTGCCGCCCCGGTGCACCTGACCTTTCTCGATGCCGTGGGCAGCAAGACCGGCAAGCTGTTCCCCACCGGCAAGGCCACGGATGTGATCGATGGCGTACCGGTAACCTGCATCGACATGGCCATGCCCATGATGGTCGTGCAGGCCAGTCAACTGGGGGTGACCGGATCGGAAACCCCTGCAGAACTCGACGCCAATGAAAAACTGCTCAAGCGCCTTGAAGCACTGCGCCTGAAAGCTGGCAAGGCCATGGGCCTTGGCGACGTCAGTGGCATGGTAATCCCCAAGCCGGTGCTGGTGTCTGCGCCACGCTACGACGGCACATTGCAGGTGCGTTACTTCATGCCGCACAACTGTCACCGTGCGTTGGCCATCACCGGGGCGGTAGGGCTGGCGACAGCCTGCGTCAGCCCCGGTACGGTAATTGGCGACCTGCTTGGCGAGGGCGCCCGGCAGTTGACCGACGTGCGCCTGGAGCACCCGAGCGGCGGTATCGATGTGGCGCTGTCGCGCAGTGCTGCCGACGGCAAGACAACCCAGGTTTCGGTGGTACGAACCGCTCGGCGGCTCTTCTCAGGCTTTGTCTACGCCCCTACCTTGCGCAGGCTGGCAGGGTAG
- a CDS encoding dicarboxylate/amino acid:cation symporter produces the protein MKLAKSLYFQILCAVLLGVLVGHFWAQQAVALKPLGDAFIKLIKMMIAPVVFCTIVTGIAGMTDKRSLGRLMSKTLLLFLGLTVVSLVIGLAAVYLFKPGVGMNIDPATLSTEGLSQYTASAAKLGVVDFFMHIIPDTFIGAFNKGEVLPVLFIAVLSGFALSSMGDKGKPVLDVLESASTMVFRIFGYLMRFAPVGAFGALAFTVGQYGITSLGALAKLVGTLYIACAFFVLVVLGGICRAHGFSLWKLLRYFREEFLVVLGTSSTEPVLPRMLEKLEKLGCKKGVVGLVLPTGYSFNLDGTAIYLSLAAIFIAQACNIDITLGQTLTMLAIMLLSSKGAAGVTGSGFVALASTLTVIHDIPLAGLALLIGVDRFMSEARALTSLASNAVATVVISLSENACERDTLLRTLNGEQPVQPDCATPGQATWPAEPHRQG, from the coding sequence ATGAAACTCGCCAAATCGCTGTATTTCCAGATCCTTTGCGCCGTCCTGCTGGGCGTATTGGTCGGCCACTTCTGGGCGCAACAGGCCGTTGCGCTCAAGCCCTTGGGCGACGCCTTCATCAAGCTGATCAAGATGATGATCGCCCCGGTGGTGTTCTGCACCATTGTCACCGGCATCGCCGGGATGACCGACAAGCGCTCGCTGGGGCGCCTGATGAGCAAGACGTTGCTGTTGTTCCTGGGCCTGACGGTGGTGAGCCTGGTGATTGGCCTGGCGGCGGTTTACCTGTTCAAACCGGGTGTGGGCATGAACATCGACCCCGCCACCCTCAGCACCGAAGGCCTCAGCCAGTACACCGCGTCGGCAGCCAAGCTGGGCGTGGTCGACTTCTTCATGCACATCATTCCCGATACCTTCATCGGTGCCTTCAACAAGGGTGAAGTGTTGCCGGTGCTGTTCATTGCCGTGCTCAGCGGCTTCGCCCTGTCGTCGATGGGGGACAAGGGCAAGCCAGTGCTGGATGTGCTGGAGTCTGCCTCGACCATGGTGTTCCGCATTTTTGGCTACCTGATGCGCTTTGCGCCGGTGGGTGCCTTTGGTGCGCTGGCTTTTACCGTCGGGCAGTACGGCATCACCTCGCTCGGTGCCCTGGCCAAGCTGGTGGGTACGCTGTACATCGCCTGTGCGTTCTTCGTACTGGTCGTACTGGGTGGCATCTGCCGTGCCCATGGTTTCAGCCTGTGGAAACTGCTGCGCTATTTTCGCGAGGAATTCCTGGTGGTGCTGGGTACTTCGTCCACCGAGCCGGTGCTGCCGCGCATGCTGGAAAAGCTCGAAAAGCTGGGCTGCAAGAAAGGTGTGGTAGGCCTGGTGTTGCCAACCGGTTACTCGTTCAACCTCGACGGCACAGCCATCTACCTGTCGCTGGCGGCCATCTTCATCGCCCAGGCCTGCAACATCGACATCACCCTGGGGCAGACGCTGACCATGCTGGCGATCATGTTGCTGTCGTCCAAAGGCGCCGCCGGGGTGACAGGCAGTGGTTTCGTCGCCCTGGCCTCGACCCTGACTGTGATTCACGACATCCCTCTGGCCGGCCTGGCGCTGCTGATCGGCGTCGACCGCTTCATGTCTGAAGCCCGCGCCCTGACCAGCCTTGCCAGCAATGCAGTGGCCACCGTGGTGATCTCGCTGTCCGAGAATGCCTGTGAGCGGGATACGCTGCTGCGCACACTCAACGGTGAACAACCGGTACAGCCGGATTGCGCTACGCCTGGCCAGGCCACTTGGCCCGCCGAGCCGCACCGCCAGGGCTGA
- a CDS encoding CitMHS family transporter yields MLALLGLIMVVTFTYLIMSKRLSPIVALTVVPIVFAVIGGFAPELGKMMLDGLKMVAPSAALLLFAILFFGLMIDAGLFDPLIRKILKRVNGDPVKIAIGTALLSLLVALDGDGTTTYMITCAAMLPLYKRIGMNPMILATVSMLSLSIMSGLSPWGGPATRAIAALGLDASEYFIPMLPTMIGGAAWVVFTAFLLGRTERRRIGNIALESGGGNCYIKEILGDNPYKRPRLAYVNLLLVIAVMTALVMGLMHAAILFMIGFVAALMINYPQLELQKARILAHSGNAMTVVLLVFAAGIFAGIFSGTKMVDALAQTLVDWIPEEWSHWFPLVVALTSMPLTFVLSNDAYYFGVVPILANAAAAYGIDPLEIARASVLGQPVHLMSPLVASTLLLVGMVDRDIGDFQKATFKWAVLTSLVITALALLTGALSFFV; encoded by the coding sequence ATGCTCGCACTCCTGGGCCTGATCATGGTGGTGACCTTCACCTACCTGATCATGAGCAAGCGCCTGTCGCCTATCGTTGCGCTGACCGTTGTCCCGATCGTGTTCGCCGTCATCGGCGGCTTTGCCCCCGAACTGGGCAAGATGATGCTCGACGGCCTGAAAATGGTTGCGCCATCGGCAGCGCTGCTGCTGTTTGCCATCCTGTTCTTTGGCCTGATGATCGATGCCGGCCTGTTCGACCCGCTGATCCGCAAGATCCTCAAGCGGGTAAATGGCGACCCGGTCAAGATCGCCATCGGCACTGCACTGCTGTCACTTCTGGTGGCACTGGACGGCGATGGCACGACCACCTACATGATCACCTGTGCCGCCATGCTGCCGCTCTACAAGCGTATCGGCATGAACCCGATGATTCTGGCCACGGTGTCGATGCTGTCGCTAAGCATCATGAGCGGCCTGAGCCCGTGGGGCGGGCCGGCCACGCGGGCCATTGCCGCGCTTGGGCTGGACGCCAGCGAGTACTTCATCCCGATGCTGCCGACCATGATTGGCGGTGCGGCCTGGGTGGTGTTCACGGCCTTCCTGCTGGGGCGCACCGAACGCCGCCGCATCGGCAACATCGCCCTGGAGTCCGGTGGCGGCAACTGCTACATCAAGGAAATCCTCGGCGACAACCCGTACAAGCGCCCGCGCCTGGCCTATGTGAACCTGTTGCTGGTCATCGCCGTCATGACTGCGCTGGTAATGGGGCTGATGCATGCCGCCATCCTGTTCATGATCGGCTTCGTCGCCGCGCTGATGATCAACTACCCACAGCTGGAACTGCAGAAGGCGCGCATTCTGGCGCACTCGGGTAACGCCATGACGGTGGTGCTGCTGGTGTTCGCCGCGGGTATCTTTGCCGGGATCTTCTCGGGTACCAAGATGGTCGACGCCCTGGCGCAAACCCTGGTGGACTGGATTCCCGAAGAATGGAGCCACTGGTTCCCGTTGGTGGTGGCGCTGACCAGCATGCCACTGACCTTCGTGCTGTCCAACGACGCCTATTACTTTGGCGTGGTGCCGATCCTGGCCAACGCCGCAGCGGCTTACGGCATCGACCCGCTGGAAATTGCCCGCGCCTCGGTGCTCGGCCAGCCGGTGCACCTGATGAGCCCGCTGGTGGCGTCGACGTTGCTGCTGGTCGGCATGGTCGACCGCGACATCGGTGACTTCCAGAAGGCGACCTTCAAGTGGGCCGTGCTCACCTCGCTGGTGATCACTGCACTGGCTTTGCTCACAGGGGCCTTGTCCTTCTTCGTCTGA